A portion of the Suricata suricatta isolate VVHF042 chromosome 11, meerkat_22Aug2017_6uvM2_HiC, whole genome shotgun sequence genome contains these proteins:
- the LOC115272765 gene encoding LOW QUALITY PROTEIN: olfactory receptor 51Q1-like (The sequence of the model RefSeq protein was modified relative to this genomic sequence to represent the inferred CDS: inserted 1 base in 1 codon): MSELTNATQAPFYITLTGIPGFEASHIWISIPFCCVYTISLMGNTTILTXVRKEPALHQPMYLFLSMLALTDLDLTLTTLPTVMQLLWFNIRKISFEACFAQFFFLHGFSLMESSVLLAMSFDCYVAICRPLHYASILTSEVIGRISLAIICCCVLAVLPSLFLLKRLPFCRSQLLSHSYCLHQDMVRLVCADYRVNSWYAFALVLLIIVMDPLLIVLSYTLILKSILGTASRTEWSRALNNC; this comes from the exons ATGTCTGAGTTAACTAATGCCACTCAAGCCCCCTTCTACATCACCCTCACGGGCATCCCTGGATTTGAGGCCTCCCACATCTGGATCTCCATCCCCTTCTGCTGCGTCTACACCATCTCCCTCATGGGTAACACCACCATTCTCA TCGTCCGCAAGGAGCCAGCTCTGCACCAGCCCATGTACCTATTTCTCTCCATGCTGGCCCTGACCGACCTGGACCTCACCCTCACCACCCTGCCCACAGTCATGCAGCTCCTCTGGTTCAACATTCGTAAGATCAGCTTTGAAGCTTGTTTTGCCCAGTTCTTCTTCCTCCATGGATTCTCCTTAATGGAATCGTCAGTACTATTGGCCATGTCCTTTGAttgctatgtggccatctgccgTCCCCTGCATTATGCCTCCATCCTCACCAGTGAGGTCATTGGCAGGATCAGCTTAGCCATCATTTGCTGCTGTGTCCTGGCTgttctcccctcccttttcctaCTCAAGCGCCTGCCCTTCTGCCGCTCCCAACTTCTCTCTCACTCCTACTGCCTCCACCAGGACATGGTCCGTTTGGTCTGTGCTGACTACCGGGTCAACAGCTGGTATGCATTTGCTCTGGTTTTGCTCATTATTGTGATGGACCCTTTGCTCATTGTGCTCTCCTACACACTCATCCTGAAAAGTATCTTGGGCACAGCCTCCCGAACAGAGTGGTCGCGGGCCCTCAATAACTGT